The genomic segment CAGGATGGCTTGGAAGACGAGGCGCAAAACAGGACTTCGCAGCCCCATTCGCTTGCAGCCACGGGAGCGTGAAGTGTCGCGGCAGACAAAACCACTTCGAGGATGACGCATGCAGAAATGGCTCTGAGGCGCATCAGCGAACTCCTTCTCAAACACCGCAATGAATAAACTATAGTTTATGCTACAATGACGGGCAAGCGCAAGAAAACCGACACAGACCTCGGCAAAATGATCCTTCGAAACATGGCGACGGTCATGGAGCGCGAGCGGGAGAACCGCGCCATGACAAAGAAGGAATTTGCGGTGATCTGCGAGATTACCATACCGTATTATTTCAGGATCCTCGATGGTACGGCGAACCCTTCGCTCCAGGTTATGACGCGGATCAGCACCAACCTGCAGGTGCCTTTGCAGGAATTGATGACGGGTGCCAAGCTCAGCGACGACCAAATTCAACTTCTAACCGCGATTAACAGGGCCACCGAATAATCGCGGAATAGACAATAATTTACTCCCCAAACCCCCGAAAAGCGACCGAGCGGAAAGGGAGACGACGTCGAGGACTTAGCATCGCCGGCCGTTCTTCTCGCTGTTTGTCCGGCGTCGTGGCTGCTCCTGACGTTTCTTGATGTACGCCAGGACGACACCAAACCCTTCGTTCTTGTTGATCGCCGCATGCGTCACCCGCTCGTTCTTGTCGAACGCTCCGGTATGACAGAGTGCCCTTCCAGCGCATTTATCTTCGAGTAAATGGACCGAGCTCGTCCTCGCAATCGGTTGGTTATTCAAGAAGCGGCGGGCTCGTTTCCTCGATGCCTGCGGAGATCGGCTTAGCGCACGGAAAACCGCTCCGGGCGGAACGTCGCCAGCATGGGATGCTCGGCGCATGTCGCCATCTCGTATGCGAGCAATTCGCCGACGATGAGTCCGAGCGTCGCGCCGCTATGGCTGAACGCGACATAATAGCCCGGGATGTCCTTGAGCGCGCCGACGACCGGTTCGCCGTCGCCGGGGATCGGCTTGCCGCCGACGCCGATCGTGGCGACTTCGAGCTTCGGATTGCCCTCCATCACCTTTGCGGCTTCGGCCAGAAGCGTCGCAACGACGCTGTCGTCGATGTCGTATCCGCCATCCGCACGCAGCGTCACGCCCTCGTCGGCAGCCCAATCGGCGTCGATCGAGAAGGTGCCGCCCGGCGCGGGGCGCACCGCGACACGAGGCGTGTTCAAGACGGCGCGCAGGGGATGGGCGAGCGGCTTGGTCTGCACCAGAAAGGCGACGGGCGTCCCATCGCCGATCGTCTGCCCGCTCTCCGCCGCCATCTTCGGCACGGCGGGGCCGGTCGCCAGCACGATGGCATCGGCGGCGAAACGCTGGCCCGCCGCGGTTTCGGCACCAACGGCACGGCCACCCTCGATCACGACCCGCGCAGCCCCCTGATCGGTCACCAGCACGCCCCCGAGGCCGGAAAACTCCGTGAGAAGCAGACCGATCAGCGCCGGCAGATCGACCCAGCCTTCGCCGGGATTGAAGATCGCGCCCTGCGGCGTGATCGCCCTGGCATCGATGCCGGGCGTGACGCCGGCGATGGCTGCCGCCGGAAGCCATTGTGCATCATAGGCAAGCGAGATTTCGTAGCGATAGGCCGCATCGATCGCGTTGCGCGCGTCGTCTGCATCCCAGGTCAGGCCGCCGTCGAAGCGAAGCCAGTCGGCATCCGGAAACCGTGCCGAGAGCGTTCGGTAGCGGTCGATGCCGGCCATGCGCAGCCGGTGATAGGGCTCGGAGCGCATGCGCGCCGAATTCAGCCAGGACAGCGAGCGGCCGGAGGCGCCGTTGGCCGGCGGGCCGTCATTGAGGATGGTGACGCGGATGCCGCGCCGGGCGAGCTGGACGCCGGTGGAAACGCCGAAGATGCCGGCGCCGATGATGACGGCCGAGGAGATGGTGGTGTCGGTCATGGTGGTGTCTTTCAATCGGTTGGTCATGCAGATGGATCAGGCGCTCACGGCTCTTCCCAGCGACCGCTGACGGCGGAGCGGAAGAGCGCGTCGACGGCCTTCATATTGGCGACCGCATCGTCCAGCCCGGTTTCGAGCGGCTTGCCGGTGAGCACGGCTTCGGCAAAGGCATCGGCCTGCTCGCGATACTGATCGACGGGCGCGATGGCGATCTCCTCGCGCCCGCCTCCGGCAAGATCGCGGCCGTCGTCCAGCACGAGCCGGGTCGGCGCATCGGCCGGCGCATTGAAGGGAATAGGGATTTCCAGGCGCGCCCGCGTTCCGAGCACCGTGACCTTCTGCGTGAGGGCAAGCTGGGTCGAACAGGTGAAGGCAAGCTGCCGGCCCTCGGGGAACTCCAGCAGCCCGCTCGTTAGCCGGTCCGTGCCGAAGGTGGGATCCCTCTCCATCAGGGCGATCGCCCGCAGCGGCTCGGCACCGAACAGGAAACGGGCGGTGTTGACGGCATAGCAGCCGACGTCGAACAGGCCGCCCCCGCCGATATCCGCCTGGTTGCGTACATTGCGCGGGTCGTCCAGATAATAGGAGAAGATCGTCTGGATGGCCCTCACCTCGCCGAGCCGCCCTTCGGCCACCAATGCATGCGCCGTCTTCCATTGCGGGTGATGGCGCACCATGAAGGCTTCGGCGACCGGCAGGCCGGCGGCCTTCTGCGCGGCCGCAATCTCCATCGCCTGCGCGGCGTCAAGCGCGATCGGTTTTTCGCAGAGCACCGGCTTGCCATGTTCCAGCGCCCCGATCGTCAAAGGCACATGCAGGTGGTTGGGGAGCGGGTTGTAGATCGCATCGATCTCGGGATCGGCCAGCAGATCCTCGTAGCTACCATGGGCTTTGGGAATGCCGAAGCGCGCCGCCATCGTCTTCGCCCTGTCCAGATCTCGCGAGGCAATGGCCGTCACGCGGCCGAGGCGGCTGGACTGGATGGCGGGGATGATCGCTTTCGCCGCGATGCCCGCGCAGCCGAGCACGCCCCATCGTATCCGTGGTGTCATGGTGTCCTCCTTCCCGGCTTAGAGCACTTCCGCGAGGAAGCGCTGCAGACGCGGGCTCTGCGGGTTGCCGAAGATCGCCGCTGGCGAACCCGCCTCCACCACGCGCCCCTCGTCCATGAAGACGACCTGATCGGCGACGCGGCGGGCAAAGCCCATCTCATGCGTGACGACGACCATGGTCATGCCGCGCTTGCCGAGATCGGCCATCAGGTTGAGCACGCCCTTGACCAGTTCTGGATCTAGCGCGCTCGTCACCTCGTCGAAGAGAATGACTTCGGGCTCCATGGCGAGCGCGCGGGCGATGGCGACGCGCTGCTGCTGGCCGCCCGAGAGACCGCCGGGTCTGTGATGCTGCCGGCTCGCAAGGCCGACATCGGCAAGGCGCGCCTTGGCGATGCGCTCGGCCTCGGCCTTCGGCAGCCCCTTGATCTTCGTCAGTGAGAGCATGACGTTTTCCAGCACCGTGTGGTCGGGGAAGAGGTTGAAGTGCTGGAACACCATGCCGACCCGCCGGCGTAGCGTTTCCGGCTTCATGGCGAGGATGCTCTCGCCGTCGATGAGGATATCGCCGCTCTTCGGCTCGACGAGACGGTTGAGCCCGCGCAGAAGCGTCGACTTGCCGGACCCGGAGGGGCCGATGATGCAGGTGACGCTGCCCGGCTTCACCGAGAGGTCGACGCCCTTGAGCACATCGAGTTCGCCATAGGCCATACCTAGATTGCGCACATCGAGACTGCCACCCTTGAAGGCAGCTTCGGAAGTACGGCTAGCACCATCAAGCTCGCTGACCTCCTCCAGCCCGCTGGTGACGACCGCCG from the Shinella zoogloeoides genome contains:
- a CDS encoding helix-turn-helix domain-containing protein; this encodes MTGKRKKTDTDLGKMILRNMATVMERERENRAMTKKEFAVICEITIPYYFRILDGTANPSLQVMTRISTNLQVPLQELMTGAKLSDDQIQLLTAINRATE
- a CDS encoding NAD(P)/FAD-dependent oxidoreductase, producing the protein MTDTTISSAVIIGAGIFGVSTGVQLARRGIRVTILNDGPPANGASGRSLSWLNSARMRSEPYHRLRMAGIDRYRTLSARFPDADWLRFDGGLTWDADDARNAIDAAYRYEISLAYDAQWLPAAAIAGVTPGIDARAITPQGAIFNPGEGWVDLPALIGLLLTEFSGLGGVLVTDQGAARVVIEGGRAVGAETAAGQRFAADAIVLATGPAVPKMAAESGQTIGDGTPVAFLVQTKPLAHPLRAVLNTPRVAVRPAPGGTFSIDADWAADEGVTLRADGGYDIDDSVVATLLAEAAKVMEGNPKLEVATIGVGGKPIPGDGEPVVGALKDIPGYYVAFSHSGATLGLIVGELLAYEMATCAEHPMLATFRPERFSVR
- a CDS encoding Gfo/Idh/MocA family protein, which produces MTPRIRWGVLGCAGIAAKAIIPAIQSSRLGRVTAIASRDLDRAKTMAARFGIPKAHGSYEDLLADPEIDAIYNPLPNHLHVPLTIGALEHGKPVLCEKPIALDAAQAMEIAAAQKAAGLPVAEAFMVRHHPQWKTAHALVAEGRLGEVRAIQTIFSYYLDDPRNVRNQADIGGGGLFDVGCYAVNTARFLFGAEPLRAIALMERDPTFGTDRLTSGLLEFPEGRQLAFTCSTQLALTQKVTVLGTRARLEIPIPFNAPADAPTRLVLDDGRDLAGGGREEIAIAPVDQYREQADAFAEAVLTGKPLETGLDDAVANMKAVDALFRSAVSGRWEEP
- a CDS encoding amino acid ABC transporter permease/ATP-binding protein; its protein translation is MNWLENLRRSFLDWNAMAEVLPTMITVGLKNTLILAAASTVLGVVIGMVLAIMGISRSPWLRIPARLYTDIFRGLPAIVTILLIGQGFARIGRELFGPSPYPLGILALSLIAGAYIGEIFRSGIQSVDRGQMEAFRALSMSYGQGMRLIVVPQGVRRVLPALVNQFIGNVKDSSLVYFLGLLASEREIFRVGQDQAVVTGNLSPLLLAGVFYLVVTVPLTHVVNAIDNRLRIGKQRPAVVTSGLEEVSELDGASRTSEAAFKGGSLDVRNLGMAYGELDVLKGVDLSVKPGSVTCIIGPSGSGKSTLLRGLNRLVEPKSGDILIDGESILAMKPETLRRRVGMVFQHFNLFPDHTVLENVMLSLTKIKGLPKAEAERIAKARLADVGLASRQHHRPGGLSGGQQQRVAIARALAMEPEVILFDEVTSALDPELVKGVLNLMADLGKRGMTMVVVTHEMGFARRVADQVVFMDEGRVVEAGSPAAIFGNPQSPRLQRFLAEVL